The region CTTGTGGCAAATAAACACCATTAACATCTTTAATATTCGAAACATTAGGTATTTTTTTATTTATATAAACATGATTTAAACCATTAATTTCAGGACCATAAAAGCCTCTTTTTAAAAACTCTAAATTCAATAATTTTCTTCCTTCTTCACCCAAAAAATAAATAGGTTCATTATTTTTTGTTAAAGCAAAAGGATATTCAAAAATACTTAAATTTCCATATTGATAATTCTTGTTCTTTAATTGAACATTGTTTTTGGCAATTGTTTTTGCATTGAAACTTTGTAGATATCTTTCTTCATTTGGCATTGAATAATTTTTATTTTTTTGGCCATCAAATAAACCTCCGCCATTGCCATTTGAATAATTAACATAATTAAAAATGTAATATATTACGACGCCAATAATACCTGCCGTTAATATAAAAGCCAAGATTATAATAAATATTGCCCATTTTGGTAGAAATGCTTTTCTACCTTGTTTTTGCTTGCTCATTACTAAACTACACTCCTAACTAATTTTAATAACTAATATTTTATAATTTTAATATTATAATTAAATAATATGTTGAGAATAATAGCGGGAAAATATAGATCCAGAATTCTAAAGCAACCTTCCAAGACAATAACAAGACCAACAATCGATAGAGCGAGGGAGGCAATATTTTCTTCAATTCAGTTTAACATTGAAAATAAGAAAGTTTTAGATTTATTTTCAGGATCGGGAGCATTTTGTTTAGAAGCTCTATCAAGGGGTGCAAAATTCGCGGTATGTGTTGATAAAAATGCTGAGGCTATTAAAATAATTAAAGAAAATCAAAATAGTTTAAAAGAACCAAATTTAAAAATTTTTAATATTGATGCATTGAATTTTTTAAATAATAATGTTGAAGTATTTGATTATATTTATTTAGATCCCCCATTTGTTGAAAAAAAATTACTAGTTGAATGTTTAAACAAAATTATTGATAAAAAATGTATTGATAAAAGTGGGACAATGATAATTGAAACAGATTGAGAAGACTTCAATTATAGCTATTGCGGTTTTGAAATAACTAAAAGCAAAAAATATGGTAAAATTTATTTCTACTATATTAGCAATATAGATGATATGGATTAATGAATATTAAACATTTTAAAATCTTATCAACTTAAGATTAGGAGTTTATATATGAGTAAAAAATTAATAATATTTACAGGACCAAGTGGCGTTGGAAAAGGAACAATTGAAAAGCCCTTATTTGAAGATAAAAGTCTAAAGCTAAAATTGTCAGTATCAATGACAACGAGATCACCACGAGAAGGAGAAATTGATGGTGTACACTATTACTTTGTGTCAAAAGATACTTTTAACTCTTGCTTAGCAGAAAATAAGCTAATAGAATATTCAATGCACTTTGATAATTATTATGGAACATTATATTCAGAAATTGAACGTATTAGTGAACAAGGAAAAATTCCATTTCTTGAAATTGAAACTAATGGTGCTAAACAAATTTTAGAATATTATAAAAAACGTAACAGATTGGATGAAATTTGTTCAATATTTTTAATGCCTCCTTCATATGGAGAATTAAGAAAAAGAATTGAAGGTCGCAATACCGAAACTGAAGATCTAATTATTAAAAGAATGAAGAAAGCAAAAGAAGAAATAGGCTATTCTACAATATTTCATCATGTGATAGTTAATGATGATCTAAATGTAGCACTTGAAGAAATCAAAGAAATAATCAGATCAGAATTTTCAGATATTATAAACAAAAAAGAAGTTGCAAGTGAAGGTAGAAAGGCATAATTAATGGTAGACTTTTGCATAGCGTCAGATCAAGGAAAGTTTAGAAAAGAAAACCAAGATAGAGCCATTGTTGTTAATGGAGAGTATTGAACATTGGCTGCTTTGTGTGATGGTATGGGTGGACATGTTGGCGGTAGCCAATGTTCAACATTATCAACTAATAGTATTAAACAATATTTCCTAGACACATTTCCTCAAAAGTTGGAATGTAGTGATAAAAAAAACGTTAGCAAATGATTTAACAATGCAATAAGCTTTATAAAAGAAGCTTTAGTTAATTATGCAAAAGAGTATACTGAATTTGAAGATATGGGGACTACAATGGTTGTTGCCCTCATTTTTAATGCAAATGGTTTAGCTTATGTCTTTAATATTGGTGATTCACGCTTGTATGCATACAATGGATTACTTTATCAAATCACAGAAGATCAAAATTATTTATATCAGTTAATGAGAGAATTTAATTTAACATACGAAGAAGCAGCATTAGATCCTAATTCATACAAACTTATAAGTTGTCTAGGACCAAATAAAAAAACCAATTGTCAATCATTTTTTATATCACAAAAATCAGCAGTTAAATATTATTTATTAACATCCGATGGATTACACGATTATGTTTCTAAACCAATAATAGAAACTGTTTTGCAAACAAATAAGAGTTTAAAAGATAAGTTAAACCTTCTAATAAAATATGCCAAAAAAAATCTTTCAAAAGACAATATAACCGGAATTCTTGTGGGGTTGAAAAATGAATAAGATAAAAGAATTACCCGGCATGTTTGTACTTAATAAGTATTTTACTGATTTTGAATTAATTGGGACTGGAGGATTTGGCGAAGTTTATTCTGCTACATATAAAAAAAATAATAAAAGAGTTGCAATTAAAATACTAAATTGTATCGATGATAGCCGTTGGACAGAGCAGAGAACGAGATTCATTAACGAAATAAATATATTAAAGGAAATTCATAGTTCTAACGTAG is a window of Metamycoplasma hominis ATCC 23114 DNA encoding:
- the rsmD gene encoding 16S rRNA (guanine(966)-N(2))-methyltransferase RsmD, with translation MLRIIAGKYRSRILKQPSKTITRPTIDRAREAIFSSIQFNIENKKVLDLFSGSGAFCLEALSRGAKFAVCVDKNAEAIKIIKENQNSLKEPNLKIFNIDALNFLNNNVEVFDYIYLDPPFVEKKLLVECLNKIIDKKCIDKSGTMIIETDWEDFNYSYCGFEITKSKKYGKIYFYYISNIDDMD
- the gmk gene encoding guanylate kinase → MSKKLIIFTGPSGVGKGTIEKPLFEDKSLKLKLSVSMTTRSPREGEIDGVHYYFVSKDTFNSCLAENKLIEYSMHFDNYYGTLYSEIERISEQGKIPFLEIETNGAKQILEYYKKRNRLDEICSIFLMPPSYGELRKRIEGRNTETEDLIIKRMKKAKEEIGYSTIFHHVIVNDDLNVALEEIKEIIRSEFSDIINKKEVASEGRKA
- a CDS encoding PP2C family protein-serine/threonine phosphatase — its product is MVDFCIASDQGKFRKENQDRAIVVNGEYWTLAALCDGMGGHVGGSQCSTLSTNSIKQYFLDTFPQKLECSDKKNVSKWFNNAISFIKEALVNYAKEYTEFEDMGTTMVVALIFNANGLAYVFNIGDSRLYAYNGLLYQITEDQNYLYQLMREFNLTYEEAALDPNSYKLISCLGPNKKTNCQSFFISQKSAVKYYLLTSDGLHDYVSKPIIETVLQTNKSLKDKLNLLIKYAKKNLSKDNITGILVGLKNE